Within Phragmitibacter flavus, the genomic segment TTCCGGACCCCGCCAAACGCCGCAAGCGGGAATTGCTGCAGGGCGATGTGCCTTCACCGATCAATCCGCCGGAAGGGTGTGCGTTTGGGTTTCGCATGAAACATCCGCGCTGGAAGGACAGTGTCGGGATGGATTTGAAGCTGGAAGAGATCGCACCGGGACATTGGGTGCAGAAGTGTCCTTGTTGTGTGGCCTGATGGGATTGGGGTGTGATTTTGGTTAGAACGGTTTTGTATGGGTGTGGCGACAACACTTCGCTTGCCGGAAAGGCGGGCATGGGCGAGTCTGGCGGAATGTCCTCGCAGAGCTTCCTACGACCGCCAGCTGGTTGCTGCTTTTGCGTGATGCTGTTCGTGTGGGCGGTCACTTCCAGCCTCGCGACGGCTCGTGTGCGGGATGAAGCGGGCATCTTTACCAAGGATCTGGGGGCGCAGATCCAGGCCCGGACGGATGAGTGCCTGGAACAGAGCGGCGTGGCTCTGCATGTGGTGACTTTTGCGGATCTGGATGATCATCTGGAAACCCGCAGTGTGAAGCTGCTCAAGCAACTGTCAGGGGACGAACCCGCCGTCATGCTGGCATTTGGCTGGGGCATGGATACCCCATTGATAAAAATCTCGCCGAGCCTGGGGGATCGATTTGCGGTGGGTGAATTGACTTCTTTGATGGCGGATGCGCGTCGGCCATTTTCGGACAATGCCATCACCTTGAGCCAGAAGTTTGATGCTGGCAGCCGGGTATTGAACGAGGGATTGATCGCCTTGGAGAAAAAGCGGCAGACACTGGAGAGCCGGCACTTTCCGATGGAATTGTTTCTATCGCTCGCCGCAGTGGTGCTCGGCACCGCGTTGCTGTTGTGGGTGGCACTGCTGTGGTTGCAGAAGGGGGCGGCCCGGCATGAGAAGTTTTATTTCCCTGATGTTGACGTCGAATGGCGTCTCGGTGCACCATTTGGTGGCGGTCTGATGGTGCAGACTTCCGCCAATAAGAAACCGGACCGCCGGTGAAAGGGCTATTCCAGCTGCTTGCGACGAACTTCCAGCAGCGCATCAAGGTCTTCCACAAATTTCCAAGGCAACCGACGCCGCTGGTATTTGCGCCAAAGCACATCGCGCAGGCCTTCGAAGTGGGAGATCTGCGGATTGGGCACCGGATACCACTCGGGATCGCTTTTGGTGGTGGACTGGAAGGTCCAGTCGCGAGAATCCCACTCCGCGCGAAAGATGTGCAGCACCCCTTCGTCATCGCGCTCACGCCATTCGTGGGTCTGGGAGTGGAGACGAACTTTCATGGCAGCAGCAAAGGGAAAAAAGAAAAGAAAAGTTGGAAGGCTGCTAGGTGCAGCAAGCCATTCCGCGTGGGAGATGGGTTATCCGTTCCATGCCTTTGACCTCGAAGCAACGCCGAAATGAACCGTCGATGGGCAATTTTCGCTTTTCCGAACCGCCGCCCTGCGCTTTGCTGCTGGTCCCCACCCGCGATTCCTTCACCACCCGGCACCTGCTTTTTCGGTCGCCCATCCGCACGGTTCTTCCTTCATGTCCACTCCTTCCAAACATCGCGATCTGCTGCTCATCGGCGGATATTTTGTCGCCATCCTGCTGTTCGCCGCCGTCGTCACGCCACCGGTGTTTTTTGCTGCCCAGAAAATCATTGCGGCCTCGCCGGGTGGGTGGATCGATCAGTTTTTGGGACATCGCGCCTTTCCGGCGTATTTCAACCGCGTGGGACTGGTCGCCGCGTTGGTGGGATTGTGGCCGTTGTTTCGAATGATGAAGATGCGCAAGTCGGAGGTGCTGGGCATCAATGCTTCGCGTCATTGGCTGCACTTGTTTGTCACCGGATTTGTGTTTGCCGCCGGGCTGCTGCTGATCATGGGCACCGCCTTCATCCAGGTGGATGCCTACCGCATGAAAGCAGAACCTCGCTGGCTCGATTTGTTGAGTCCGATCACCTCCGCCCTTGCCGTGGGAATGATTGAGGAGTTCCTGTTTCGCGGTGCGATTTTGGGCATTCTGTGCCGCTCCTTGGGGATGAAAGCGGGTCTGTTCTGGACGACCCTGTTTTTCGCGGTGGTGCATTTCCTCAAGCCCCCCGATGACGAGGCGATTGCCAATGCCAACGTCACCTGGACCACCGGATTCTGGGTGATCCCTCAACTGTTCCGAGGGTTCGGTCAGTTCGAGTTTTTTGTGGAAGAATTTCTCACCCTGAGCGCCGTCGGTTTTGTGTTGGGCTGGGTGCGTCTTCGGACCGGTTCATTGTGGGGCAGCATCGGCCTGCATGCCGGCTGGGTGTTTGGCTTGAAATATTTTGGTGGATTGAAGAACAACACCAAAGCCCTGAAGCAAGGCGACTGGATTCCGTGGATTGGCGAAAACCTCAAAATCGGTCTGGCCCCCTTTGCCGTCGTCTTGTTGACCGGCGTCATCATGGTCTGGTGGCATCGTCGGCTTTCTGGCGATTTTAAAAAAGACATTGCCAGCCGTCGCAGTTGATCGATGTTGGTCCTCGCAGATCACTCGCAAAGCCTGAGTGGCGGAATTGGTAGACGCGCCAGACTTAGGATCTGGTAACGAAAGTTGTGCAGGTTCGAGTCCTGTCTCAGGCACTTGTTTGGTTGTGGTTACGCAGGGCAGCATGTGGGAATCTCACTGGATTTCGGTCGGAAAACGCGGCAGAGACTGACGCTGCCACCGAGTCTGCGATGACGGCCATGCCCTTGGCGCTTACAGAAGTGCTGAAGGATTCCGCTGAAGTCCGCGCATGGTTTCGCAATCTCTCCAGGCCCATC encodes:
- a CDS encoding CPBP family intramembrane glutamic endopeptidase produces the protein MSTPSKHRDLLLIGGYFVAILLFAAVVTPPVFFAAQKIIAASPGGWIDQFLGHRAFPAYFNRVGLVAALVGLWPLFRMMKMRKSEVLGINASRHWLHLFVTGFVFAAGLLLIMGTAFIQVDAYRMKAEPRWLDLLSPITSALAVGMIEEFLFRGAILGILCRSLGMKAGLFWTTLFFAVVHFLKPPDDEAIANANVTWTTGFWVIPQLFRGFGQFEFFVEEFLTLSAVGFVLGWVRLRTGSLWGSIGLHAGWVFGLKYFGGLKNNTKALKQGDWIPWIGENLKIGLAPFAVVLLTGVIMVWWHRRLSGDFKKDIASRRS